TGAGGGAAACAAATACAAATCAAGCGCCTTTATTCCCAAAGCCGACTGGCGATTATGCCGTAGGAACAACTTCTCTTTACTTTAAAGATTCGGAGCGAGAAGAACCTTTCACAGAAGACCCCAACGACTTACTAATGACTATCTCACTGCTTTTTTCGATCGCTATCTAAAAAATCGAGAAAGTCCTCTGTTTGCTGATAGTTCCTTTCCGCTTCCAGAAGCCTATCCAGAAGTTATCGCCCAATCTTATCAGGGAGAAAATCTCCTGTCTGACAAAGATGGTGATGATGAGATCTGTGGTGGGCGAGAAAATGACTCCCTCTATGGAGGTGGAGGTAACGATGTCTTAAAAGGAGGCGATGGCAGCGATGCCTTACACGGAGGTGGAGGGGATAATTCTCTATACGGTGACAGTGGGAATGATTATTTATTTGGTCAGGATGGCAGCGATGCTTTACACGGAGGTAATGAGAACGATCTTCTGCATGGGGATGGGGGCAACGATGTATTAGAAGGGGACAACGGCGACGATACCCTAGTTGGTGCTGATGGCAACGATACGATGAGCGGCGGCAAAGGCAACGATACTCTCAGTGGTGGTGCGGGTAACGATCGCTTAAAAGACACTCAAGGCAACAACATTCTCTACGGCGACGCTGGCGATGATGAGTTGCGTGCAGGTCATGGAGATGACAAACTTGATGGCGATTCGGGTAACGATATCTTGATTGCTGGAGCAGGTGACGATCGCTTGAATGGGGGTACGGGCGACGATGTACTCCAAGGTGGTTCCGGGGTCGATCGCTTCTATTTGAGTAGCGATCGCGATATCATCCAAGACTTTCAGGATGGTCGAGATTTATTGGGGCTACTGACAACGATCGATGGTCCTCCTCTCAGTTTCAGCGACCTTGATATTGTTCAAGTTGGGCAGAATCTTGAAATTCGCTGGAAGCTTGAAGGGTTGAACGATGTAGGAAGTCAGACGCACGTAATTATTCTCGAAGGGATTCAAGCTAGTCAAATTACAGTTGATGATTTTGTGCAAATAACACCCTAACCCTCTCGTAAATCTCAAGCAAAGCGCACAAGCGGAGTAACTTCAGCTTACTCCACTTGTTTTAGCCTAGCGCGATCGCACTCGCTATGAGATTCCCTCGATCCCTGCTCCCTGCTCTGTGCAAATAAACTTTTATCAAGAAATCCGAAATTCTTGTAACTTTAGTTGTTTTGTCATTTAATTTTCCATAGTTGGAGTATAACGTCATAAGAAAAATCAAAGATTGCCAAAGAAAAGCTAATTCCGCTAAAGGTGACATGGATAAGATGAGATGGGAGTAAATTTAGTATGCAGCTAATGTGGGGAACTTTTACCTATACAGCGCTAATCAAAAGTTAGTAGGGAAGCCAATTGAGTAAAGAATAAAGACTTTTTACCTTTTACCGCGAGATCGGCTAAATCAAGATTAGTATTAGTATTCGCAAGGACAATTATGAGCAACCCTAGTCGAACACAAATTATGTTATGCATTTTTCAGCTAGGGCTGTAAATTTATATATCTGTATATTGGTATGGCACAAGAGTTTCAATTAAACAGCATCATTCCCACTCAAGAAATTCCGTCTCTATTGAGTCGCTATCAATTGCTACCGCAGTTGATGCGGGGAATTGCGATCGATCGCGCGATCGCTCCTTATTTTTGTACCGAAGCCGAACGCCAACAAGCAATCGAGCAGTTTGAGAGACATTATCACATAAACGATTCAGAGTCAAGAGCAGCTTGGTTAAAAAGAGCTGGCATGAGTGAAGCACAGATGGCAGAAGTCGCCGTGCGATCGCTCCTGATTGAGAAGTTCAAACAAGATACTTGGGGTGCAAAGGTCGAGTCTTATTTTATGAGTCGCAAAGCAGCCTTCGACCAAGTTATTTTTTCCTTGCTGCGGACAACAGACGGTTTGCTGGCACAAGAAATTTACTTTCGCATCCTCGAAGGGGAACAAACCTTTGCTGAAATGGCACAACAATACTCCAAAGGATCGGAGGCAAACACAGCCGGAGTCATCGGACCCGTGCCATTAAGCCAACTCAATCCGACTCTTGCCAAAATTCTTTCCATCGGTCAACCAGGGCAGCTTTGGCGACCGACTCGGATCGAAAACTGGTTTACAATTGTCCGACTGGAAAAGTTGCTACCAGCTCAATTAGACGCAAATATGCGGCAGCGTTTGCTCAACGAAATGTTTGAAACCTGGTTGAACGAACAAATTCAGCAGCTCGAACCATTGCAATTTTCTTGGTCTTAGCGTTTGCCCGTAGCCAAATCAGACCCCGCACAGTATCAAGCCGATCGATCTGCAAATTCTGATTTTGGAATATTTTGACTTTTAACTTTTGAATTTTGAATTCGTCATGACAGCTACTATTTCTAGCTCTCAATTTCAGGCATTTCTCGCTCAAACAAATTTATTCCATCCGCTGCCAGCAACGACTTTACAGGAATTAGCAACGAAATGTCACTTGTGGCGCTATCGGATCGGGCAACCGCTACTCGTGCGGGAAAAAATGCCGACGCAGGTGTTAGTTATCTACCAAGGGACTGCTAGATTAATCGGCTACGATCGCCGCCAGCAAAGCCCCGTAAGTTTGGGTTTAGTCGAACCGAAAACCGTCTTGGGGTGGGCGGGTTTAATTCGCAACATTCCCTGTGAAACCGCGATCGCCTCTACGGAAGTCATTTGTATTGCGATTCCCGCCGCCGACTTTTTAGCAAGTCTTTCAGCCGAACCGACTTTTGCCCAACACGTCAAAGCGCAATTTTCTCCTGCGGAATTGTGCGAACTCTTGAGTTTAGAACTCCAACGTCGCGCCGACAGTGCCACGAAACTGAAAGACTTGGTATTTCAACTAAGTCCGTCCGTCGAGGTACTGAATTTAGCCCCAGGGCAAGCAGATGGGACGCGATTGCGTGGCGATCGCACTTGGCTGATTAGTAGTGGAGCGGAGGCGATTGTCGGCAACCGTTTCGAGCTGAACGGTTCAGCCCCCACAATTACAGAGCCAGGCGTGCGGCTGCTGGGCGTGAAATTACCCCAGGAAATCGAACGAACTATGCCCGTCGTACTTGCTCCTACCGATCTAGAAGTTCCCTACGCCCCAGAACAACCCCCAGTAGCCCCAGCAACCAACACCAAATCCGTTAAATATCCCTTCGTGCGCGGACAGGGAGAAATTAGCGCGGCGATGGCTTGCTTCCAAATGTTGTGTCAATATTTGGGCGTATCGTGGCGACGGGACACGGTGCGGCGGGTATTGGAAAATCAACAGAAATCTCTCGGAACAATTTCTTTGCAAAGCTGCGGCGCGATCGCCGAGATGTTGGGCATGAGCGCCCAATTAATTCAAGTCCCCAGCAAAGCGATCGCGCGGATCAAAACTCCTGCTTTAATTCGCTATCACGATAGCTTGGCAATTCTCTACGCCTGCGACGACAAAGAACTGACGCTTGCCGTTCCCGAAATCGGGATTCACCGTCAAACCCCTGCCGATTTTGCCCGTGCTTGGGGCGAGGGAGGGCAAGTATTGCTGTTACAAGCGCGTCCGGGGGAAAAGACGGAAAGATTTAGCTTGCGCTGGTTTTTACCGGCGATCGCCCACCATCGCGGCGTATTGATCGAAGTTTTGATCGCGTCATTTTTCGTGCAGCTATTTGGTTTAGCCAATCCCCTCGTTACGCAAGTCATCATCGACCAAGTTTTGGTCAACGGTGCTTTGGATACATTAAACGTCCTGGGAATTTTGTTGCTTGGGGTAGCGCTATTTGAAGCCTTGCTCACGGGAGTCAGAACTTATTTATTTGTCGATACCACCAACCGCATCGACATCGCTTTGGGTTCGGAAGTGATCGATCGCCTGCTACGTCTACCTTTAAGTTATTTCGATCGCCGTCGTGTCGGGGAATTAGCCTCAAGGATCAACGAGTTAGAAAATATCCGCCAATTCCTCACGGGGACTGCTCTGACAGTTGTATTAGATGCCGTGTTCTCGGTGATCTACATCGCTGTGATGCTCTTTTACAGTTGGATACTGACACTTGTAGCCCTGGCAACAGTTCCAGTCTTTGCCCTGTTGACAATTTTCGTCGCGCCCATCGTCCGCAAACAACTACGGGTGAAAGCAGAACGCTACGCCGATACTCAGTCTTATTTAGTAGAAGTTGTTTCGGGAATTCAAACAGTCAAAGCGCAAAACATCGAACTTAAATCGCGCTGGCACTGGTACGAACGCTACGCCCGTTACATCAGCGCTGGGTTTAATACCGTGGTGACTTCCACTACGGCAAGTTCGGTGAGCGGATTTTTCAATAAGTTTTCTGGGCTATTACTGTTGTGGGTTGGGGCATATTTGGTGATTTCCCAACAATTAACCCTGGGACAATTGATTGCCTTTCGGATCATTTCTAGCTACACCACCAGTCCCTTATTGCGGTTGATTCAACTGTGGCAAAACTTCCAAGAAACTGCTTTATCGATCGAGCGTTTGGGTGATATTCTCGACGCACACCCAGAAGTAGACGAGGCAAACCGGGCGCAACTGCCAATGCCTGAAATTGAAGGGGCAGTCAAATTTGATGGCGTGTCTTTTCGCTTTGGCAACAGCGGTGTGTTTCAACTGACTAATGTAAATCTAGAATTTCCTGCGGGTACGTTTGTCGGGATTGTCGGGCAGAGTGGTTCGGGTAAGAGTACCCTAACGAAGTTGTTACCGCGTCTGTACGAACCGACGACAGGGACGATTCAAATTGACAATTACGATATCAGCAAAGTTGAGTTGTATTCCCTGCGACGACAAATCGGCATGGTGTTACAGGACACATTGTTATTTAACGGCACGGTGCAAGAAAATATTGCTCTAACGAATCCAGAAGCGAGTTCAGAGCAAATTATTGCCGCTGCGAAAATTGCCGTCGCCCACGACTTTATTATGTCTTTACCCAACGGTTACAACACCAACGTTGGGGAACGGGGTTCGGCACTGTCGGGGGGACAGAGACAAAGGATTGCGATCGCCCGTACGGTACTACAAAATCCCAAATTGCTGATTTTGGACGAAGCCACCAGCGCCCTCGATTACGATTCGGAACGGCAGGTTTGTCAGAATTTGGCAGAAGCATTTCACTCGCGCACCGTATTTTTCATTACCCACCGTCTCGCCACAGTCAAAAATGCCGATGCGATCTTGGTGATGGATAAAGGCGTGGTGGTAGAACAAGGCACTCACCAACAATTAATGGCTTTGAGAGGACGTTATTTCTGTCTCTACCAACAACAGGAATCGCAACTGTAAAATTCGGAATTCGGAATTCGGAATTCGGAATTACTAAACCTCTTGCCCTTACCCCTCACCCCTCACCCTTTTATGAATACCGAACCGCTAGCTAAATCTGAGGAACAATTTTTAAATTCATCAGTAGTACTTAACCGTCCTGCTTTGTGGTCGCATTTGTTTATTTGGCTGATTGTTGGCGCGACAACTTCGGCGATCGCCTGGGCAACATTTGCTAAACTCGATCAAACTGTAGTCGCAACGGGTAAATTAGAGCCGTTAGGGGCAGTTAAAGAAATTCAAGCTCCCACGGGGGGAGTGGTACGAGAAATTCACGTTCAAGACGGTCAGAGCGTGAAAAAAGATCAGCTTTTAGTCACTTTAGACCCGACTTCACCTCAAGCTGACTTAGATTCTCTCACAAAAGTTCGCTCTAGTTTAGTACAAGAAAATCAGTTTTACGACCAGGCAATTAATAGTAGTAAACCTGTAATTTCTGGAAGTGCCGATCTGGTTTCTCTACTGAAGTTACGCGCCGATTTGATGTCGGAAAATCGCTATTTTCAAAATGTTTTAAAGGGTGGTAATATTGCTTCTGGAGAAACGACGGATTTTGCAAATAATCAAAGTCAATTATTGACAGCCAGTCAAAATGAAATTCAATCGAGAGTTGAGGCAGCGCGGAAGCAAGTTCAAGAATTAGAAAAACAGCGATCGCAGACTGCCAAAGAGCTAGCAACGGCAAAGCAAATTCTTAAGGTCAACAACCAAATTTTAAAGCGAATTACTCCCTTGGCAACTGGAGAAGGGGCAATTTCTCAAATTCAATACGAACGCCAGCAACAGGAAGTTATTACCAAACAAGGAGAGGTCGATCGCCTAACAGCCGAACAACAAAAGCTAGCAATTTCTATCGATCGAGCTAAGGAAGAATTACAAAATACAATTGCCACCTCAGCGAAAGAAGTTCATAGTAAAATTGCCGAAAATCATAAAAAAATAGCGGAGATTGATAGTCAATTAAGCCAAAAGCGATTGGAAAATAAGACAAAATTAGCAGAAATTGACGCGCAAATTAGTAAAGCCGTACAATCTGTCAAATATCAGCAGCTTAAATCTCCAGTGAATGGAACTGTATTTGACTTGCAGCCTCGTGCGGCGGGTTTTGTGATTGGCGATACAAAACCAATTTTAAAAATCGTTCCCAACGATAATTTAGTTGCTTCGGTATATCTGACAAATCGAGATATCGGCTTCGTGCGCGAGGGAATGAAAGTGGAAGTGCGAGTCGATTCCTTTCCCTCAACAGAATTCGGTACACTCAAAGGAAAAATTACTTGGGTTGGTTCCGATGCTTTAGCACCAACTCAAGAGCGGCAATACTACGCTTTTCCTGCCAGAATTCAATTAGAATCGCAAAATTTATCGGTGAATGGCAGACCAATTTCCTTACAATCTGGGATGGGAGTCAATGCTGGGATTATTATTCGCAAGCGATCGGTTATGAGTATTTTGACCGATTTATTTGACAAGCAAGTCAGAAGTGTAGAGTCGATTCGGTAGTTGGGATTAAATAATTAATAACTAAATATGGAGGTTAGCGGACTCGAACCGCTGACATCCTGCTTGCAAAGCAGGCGCTCTACCAACTGAGCTAAACCCCCGAGAGTCATGAGCTTGCTGCCGTTTTTTCGACAACTTTGTTATTATAGCTACTCTAAAACAATATGGTCAAGAGCTAAACGAGCAAAATTACCAAAAATATTTCAGAAATTTCTACTCATTCAAAGCCATGACTCAGGTTATCGCCACATTTTATAAGTTTGTCAGCTTACCAGACTGCGCCGAAATACGCGAACCGTTACTGTCTTACTGCCTGTCTCAAGGGGTGAAAGGGACAATTCTACTCGCAGAGGAGGGAATTAATGGCACAATTGCAGCTGCTTCCCGAAGTTTAATTGATTCCCTATTTGCTTTTCTCGGCTCCGATCCGCGTCTGGCAGACTTAGAGTACAAGTTATCACGTGCTGAAGCACCCCCATTCGAGCGGATGAAGGTGAAGTTGAAGCGGGAAATCGTCACCATTGGAATACCGGAAGCAGATCCGAGTCAGCAAGTCGGTACTTATGTCAACCCTCAAGACTGGAACGCAATTATTAGCGATCCTGAAGTCGTTGTGATTGACACCCGCAATGATTATGAAGTAAAAATTGGAAGTTTCCAAAGAGCGCAAAATCCACAAACTCAGTCTTTTCGCCAATTTCCTGAATACGTGCGTCAACATCTCAATCCCGACCAACATAAAAAGGTAGCAATGTTTTGTACGGGAGGAATTCGCTGTGAAAAAGCTTCGTCGTTTATGCTGTCTCAAGGATTTCAGGAAGTCTATCATCTTAAAGGTGGAATTTTAAAATATCTAGAGGAAGTTCCATCTGAAGAAAGTTTGTGGCAAGGAGAGTGTTTTGTATTTGACGAACGGGTAGCTGTACAACAAGGTTTAGTACCAGGTAATTATGAAATGTGTCGTAGTTGCGGACACCCACTTTCGGAATTAGATAAACAATCTGAAAAGTACGAAGAGGGAATTTCTTGTCCTGATTGCTTTGATACTCTTACCGAGGAGAAGAGAAGCCGCCAGCAAGAAAAGTTGAAACAGGGAGTCGGGAGTCGGGAGTTGCGGAAGCAGGGACAAGAGAGATAAGGAAGCAATTAGCAATTAGCATTCATTACCTTTCTTACCAGAGTTAAACCGTCTCCAATTGGTACAAGGCTGAGAGTAATACGCTTATCTTGATGAAGTTTTTGATTTAAGGTGCGTAATTTCTTAGTGCGATTATCTTGGACCTGTGGATCGGCAACTCGTCCCGACCATAAAACGTTATCAATTGCAATTAATCCGCCTGG
This window of the Chroococcidiopsis thermalis PCC 7203 genome carries:
- a CDS encoding calcium-binding protein → MCGGRENDSLYGGGGNDVLKGGDGSDALHGGGGDNSLYGDSGNDYLFGQDGSDALHGGNENDLLHGDGGNDVLEGDNGDDTLVGADGNDTMSGGKGNDTLSGGAGNDRLKDTQGNNILYGDAGDDELRAGHGDDKLDGDSGNDILIAGAGDDRLNGGTGDDVLQGGSGVDRFYLSSDRDIIQDFQDGRDLLGLLTTIDGPPLSFSDLDIVQVGQNLEIRWKLEGLNDVGSQTHVIILEGIQASQITVDDFVQITP
- a CDS encoding peptidylprolyl isomerase → MAQEFQLNSIIPTQEIPSLLSRYQLLPQLMRGIAIDRAIAPYFCTEAERQQAIEQFERHYHINDSESRAAWLKRAGMSEAQMAEVAVRSLLIEKFKQDTWGAKVESYFMSRKAAFDQVIFSLLRTTDGLLAQEIYFRILEGEQTFAEMAQQYSKGSEANTAGVIGPVPLSQLNPTLAKILSIGQPGQLWRPTRIENWFTIVRLEKLLPAQLDANMRQRLLNEMFETWLNEQIQQLEPLQFSWS
- a CDS encoding peptidase domain-containing ABC transporter, which encodes MTATISSSQFQAFLAQTNLFHPLPATTLQELATKCHLWRYRIGQPLLVREKMPTQVLVIYQGTARLIGYDRRQQSPVSLGLVEPKTVLGWAGLIRNIPCETAIASTEVICIAIPAADFLASLSAEPTFAQHVKAQFSPAELCELLSLELQRRADSATKLKDLVFQLSPSVEVLNLAPGQADGTRLRGDRTWLISSGAEAIVGNRFELNGSAPTITEPGVRLLGVKLPQEIERTMPVVLAPTDLEVPYAPEQPPVAPATNTKSVKYPFVRGQGEISAAMACFQMLCQYLGVSWRRDTVRRVLENQQKSLGTISLQSCGAIAEMLGMSAQLIQVPSKAIARIKTPALIRYHDSLAILYACDDKELTLAVPEIGIHRQTPADFARAWGEGGQVLLLQARPGEKTERFSLRWFLPAIAHHRGVLIEVLIASFFVQLFGLANPLVTQVIIDQVLVNGALDTLNVLGILLLGVALFEALLTGVRTYLFVDTTNRIDIALGSEVIDRLLRLPLSYFDRRRVGELASRINELENIRQFLTGTALTVVLDAVFSVIYIAVMLFYSWILTLVALATVPVFALLTIFVAPIVRKQLRVKAERYADTQSYLVEVVSGIQTVKAQNIELKSRWHWYERYARYISAGFNTVVTSTTASSVSGFFNKFSGLLLLWVGAYLVISQQLTLGQLIAFRIISSYTTSPLLRLIQLWQNFQETALSIERLGDILDAHPEVDEANRAQLPMPEIEGAVKFDGVSFRFGNSGVFQLTNVNLEFPAGTFVGIVGQSGSGKSTLTKLLPRLYEPTTGTIQIDNYDISKVELYSLRRQIGMVLQDTLLFNGTVQENIALTNPEASSEQIIAAAKIAVAHDFIMSLPNGYNTNVGERGSALSGGQRQRIAIARTVLQNPKLLILDEATSALDYDSERQVCQNLAEAFHSRTVFFITHRLATVKNADAILVMDKGVVVEQGTHQQLMALRGRYFCLYQQQESQL
- a CDS encoding HlyD family efflux transporter periplasmic adaptor subunit, with translation MNTEPLAKSEEQFLNSSVVLNRPALWSHLFIWLIVGATTSAIAWATFAKLDQTVVATGKLEPLGAVKEIQAPTGGVVREIHVQDGQSVKKDQLLVTLDPTSPQADLDSLTKVRSSLVQENQFYDQAINSSKPVISGSADLVSLLKLRADLMSENRYFQNVLKGGNIASGETTDFANNQSQLLTASQNEIQSRVEAARKQVQELEKQRSQTAKELATAKQILKVNNQILKRITPLATGEGAISQIQYERQQQEVITKQGEVDRLTAEQQKLAISIDRAKEELQNTIATSAKEVHSKIAENHKKIAEIDSQLSQKRLENKTKLAEIDAQISKAVQSVKYQQLKSPVNGTVFDLQPRAAGFVIGDTKPILKIVPNDNLVASVYLTNRDIGFVREGMKVEVRVDSFPSTEFGTLKGKITWVGSDALAPTQERQYYAFPARIQLESQNLSVNGRPISLQSGMGVNAGIIIRKRSVMSILTDLFDKQVRSVESIR
- a CDS encoding rhodanese-related sulfurtransferase; translation: MTQVIATFYKFVSLPDCAEIREPLLSYCLSQGVKGTILLAEEGINGTIAAASRSLIDSLFAFLGSDPRLADLEYKLSRAEAPPFERMKVKLKREIVTIGIPEADPSQQVGTYVNPQDWNAIISDPEVVVIDTRNDYEVKIGSFQRAQNPQTQSFRQFPEYVRQHLNPDQHKKVAMFCTGGIRCEKASSFMLSQGFQEVYHLKGGILKYLEEVPSEESLWQGECFVFDERVAVQQGLVPGNYEMCRSCGHPLSELDKQSEKYEEGISCPDCFDTLTEEKRSRQQEKLKQGVGSRELRKQGQER